A portion of the Algisphaera agarilytica genome contains these proteins:
- a CDS encoding MraY family glycosyltransferase has translation MVWIIFALGFVALLISVPLCLAVRRMSEMWGLVDQAGTEAHKLALLPGRQPIANTGGVALFCAIAWPMVGVLLGVWLVPSEVWEQLPGVGENALVTHLPGLQETTKLGGGLLVALAVLHVMGLVDDRRALGAWPKLAVQLAVATGLVVLADVRVLSFLGNPEAGGGTLGLVASIVVSVLWIAVITNAMNFLDNMDGLAAGVGIVVGSLYLAATLIAGQWFVAGLAALLVGGLLGFMLFNFPPARLYLGDGGSLLVGLMLAVISVRTTYVVPGAEPGVLSGPGTAWYGVMMPVLVLAVPLYDFTSVTVMRLLAGKSPFQGDHNHFSHRLLRKGLSKRKALTVILLSTLATGLGGVMLGRLEGWQAVLVAVQAGAVLAVLALLESGKRG, from the coding sequence ATGGTTTGGATTATTTTTGCCCTCGGTTTCGTTGCCCTGCTGATCAGTGTGCCGTTGTGCCTGGCGGTGCGGCGGATGAGTGAGATGTGGGGGCTGGTGGACCAGGCGGGCACCGAGGCGCACAAACTCGCGCTTCTGCCCGGGCGTCAACCGATCGCGAACACCGGCGGCGTGGCGTTGTTCTGTGCGATCGCCTGGCCGATGGTGGGGGTGCTGCTGGGCGTGTGGCTGGTGCCGTCGGAGGTTTGGGAGCAACTGCCGGGCGTGGGCGAGAACGCGCTGGTCACGCACCTGCCGGGCCTGCAGGAGACCACGAAGCTGGGGGGCGGCTTGCTCGTGGCCCTGGCGGTACTGCATGTGATGGGGCTGGTGGACGACCGTAGGGCGCTGGGGGCCTGGCCCAAGCTGGCGGTGCAGCTGGCCGTGGCGACGGGGCTGGTGGTGCTGGCGGACGTGCGGGTGCTGTCGTTCCTGGGCAACCCGGAGGCGGGCGGGGGGACCCTGGGGCTGGTGGCCTCGATCGTGGTCAGCGTGCTCTGGATCGCGGTCATCACCAACGCGATGAACTTTCTGGACAACATGGACGGCCTGGCGGCGGGCGTCGGGATCGTCGTGGGCAGCCTGTACCTCGCGGCGACGCTGATCGCCGGGCAGTGGTTCGTGGCGGGGTTGGCGGCGTTGCTGGTGGGTGGGCTGCTGGGTTTTATGCTCTTCAATTTCCCGCCCGCCCGGCTGTACCTGGGCGATGGCGGGTCGCTTCTGGTTGGGCTGATGCTGGCGGTGATCTCGGTGCGGACGACGTACGTCGTTCCCGGGGCCGAGCCGGGCGTGCTGTCGGGGCCCGGCACGGCGTGGTACGGCGTCATGATGCCCGTGCTGGTGCTCGCGGTGCCTTTGTACGACTTCACGTCGGTGACCGTGATGCGGCTGCTGGCGGGCAAGAGCCCGTTCCAGGGGGACCACAACCACTTTTCCCACCGCCTGCTCCGCAAGGGGCTGAGCAAGCGCAAGGCTTTGACGGTGATCCTGCTCTCGACGCTGGCCACAGGGCTGGGCGGGGTGATGCTGGGTCGGCTGGAGGGTTGGCAGGCCGTGCTCGTGGCGGTGCAGGCCGGGGCGGTGTTGGCCGTGCTGGCGCTGCTGGAGTCGGGCAAGCGGGGGTGA
- a CDS encoding prepilin-type N-terminal cleavage/methylation domain-containing protein, with amino-acid sequence MISCNDSTAGERPATQAGFSLIELLVALGIIALLLALLLPALRSARRAAHQTHCSAQIAHVGKALEMHANDHKELYPTAGGQIGWGMIDPVTGLPSWMEQIDTYMTSREVFSGCHEYPTDTPYHYFLGTRAVALDAADQAKLFGFAPVDRARVRHTSAHILGGDNNWRFENEPDAPDKDDYTQETLSFTATLNHWEPQHSGGLNIMFVDGHVAHHSAHDSTRMTYHYQRMTDWWGF; translated from the coding sequence ATGATCTCCTGCAACGACTCTACGGCGGGCGAGCGCCCCGCCACTCAGGCCGGCTTTTCGCTGATCGAGCTACTTGTGGCCCTGGGCATCATCGCGCTGCTCTTGGCGTTGCTGCTCCCTGCGCTCCGCTCGGCCCGAAGGGCGGCCCACCAGACCCACTGCAGCGCTCAGATCGCCCACGTCGGCAAGGCGCTGGAGATGCACGCCAACGATCACAAGGAGCTCTACCCGACCGCGGGCGGACAGATCGGCTGGGGGATGATCGACCCGGTCACAGGTCTGCCTTCGTGGATGGAACAGATCGACACCTATATGACCAGCCGAGAAGTCTTCTCCGGCTGTCACGAGTACCCCACCGATACGCCTTACCACTACTTCCTGGGCACCCGGGCGGTGGCCCTCGATGCGGCAGACCAAGCGAAACTTTTCGGCTTTGCTCCGGTCGATCGCGCCCGGGTCCGACACACCTCTGCGCACATCCTCGGCGGCGACAACAACTGGCGGTTTGAAAACGAGCCGGACGCGCCAGACAAAGACGATTACACCCAGGAAACACTGAGCTTCACCGCCACCCTCAACCATTGGGAGCCGCAGCACTCCGGCGGCCTCAACATCATGTTCGTGGACGGGCATGTCGCCCACCATTCCGCCCACGACTCCACACGCATGACGTATCACTACCAGCGCATGACCGACTGGTGGGGATTCTGA
- a CDS encoding sigma-70 family RNA polymerase sigma factor, which translates to MTDQQALQLYARHGDVEAFQHLVRTYQRLVYAACRRHLRDEADVEDAVQETFLKLAENAAKIRRNIAGWLHRCATNASISRIRRDATRRRHELAWVPTDNHEAERSQAIMAEVDAALEELRASDRELILSYYLKGGTQSDLADEQGISRSGLQHRLGRATERLRDVLAKRDVATSAVALTTFLVQDAALAQVPGTLGAGLMKLGLSGVGSGMAPGASASHALTTLLSGKLGWLGAAAVLTTAATIGVVSVTNERAPQPSSTATTLSVPQITVVEPAASGLPDPAFDRPLQPVLISGISDTLLQLAVKDDEVILYTRKPDIRWVYTIADNDPLAEPATIDLELVRIEGKGPISDQDRANIGKTRKAVYQFLNRGQCLIFYAGAFDGKRPRKIPKSFTENREAGQVLMASARSPEQAAASRQLQGDTTVYTLQGPWLLADQYYVMPAAERWQIFEVTNPEKPVGELEVKEWDVDSKPKRLGGVFTLATPQGKMVDSRKMIYEAGDDGVIRTAVYLKNSPFNGQYPKGFNDPREGLTLAMFVEYQP; encoded by the coding sequence ATGACCGATCAGCAAGCTCTACAACTTTACGCACGCCATGGGGATGTCGAAGCTTTCCAACACCTCGTGAGGACGTACCAACGGCTGGTCTACGCCGCCTGCCGCCGCCACCTCCGGGACGAGGCGGATGTCGAGGACGCGGTCCAGGAGACGTTCCTGAAGCTGGCAGAAAACGCAGCGAAGATTCGGCGGAACATCGCGGGCTGGCTGCACCGCTGCGCCACTAACGCCAGTATCAGCCGCATCCGGCGTGACGCGACCCGGCGGCGTCACGAGCTGGCGTGGGTACCCACCGACAACCATGAAGCGGAGCGGAGCCAGGCCATCATGGCCGAGGTCGACGCGGCGCTCGAGGAACTCCGTGCGTCCGACCGCGAACTGATTCTGAGCTACTACCTCAAGGGCGGTACGCAATCCGATCTGGCCGACGAACAGGGGATCAGCCGGTCGGGCCTGCAACACCGCCTCGGCCGAGCGACCGAGCGGCTGCGCGATGTCTTGGCCAAGCGGGATGTGGCGACCTCGGCCGTGGCCCTAACCACGTTCCTGGTTCAGGACGCGGCCCTAGCGCAGGTGCCCGGCACGCTGGGCGCGGGCTTGATGAAGCTCGGGCTCAGCGGCGTGGGGAGTGGGATGGCCCCCGGTGCTTCGGCGAGCCATGCTTTAACCACTCTCTTATCCGGCAAGTTGGGGTGGCTAGGTGCCGCCGCCGTTTTGACCACCGCGGCCACCATCGGCGTCGTTTCGGTGACGAACGAGCGTGCGCCTCAGCCGTCTTCCACCGCCACGACGTTGTCTGTTCCCCAGATCACGGTGGTGGAACCGGCGGCCTCGGGCCTTCCCGACCCGGCTTTCGATCGCCCGCTGCAGCCGGTGCTGATCTCCGGCATCTCCGACACGTTGCTTCAGCTCGCTGTGAAAGACGATGAAGTCATCCTCTACACCCGGAAGCCGGACATCCGCTGGGTGTACACCATCGCCGACAATGACCCGCTCGCCGAGCCAGCCACGATCGACCTCGAGCTGGTGCGCATCGAGGGGAAGGGCCCGATCTCCGATCAAGACCGCGCCAACATCGGCAAGACGCGGAAGGCGGTCTATCAATTCCTGAACCGAGGGCAATGCCTGATTTTTTACGCCGGTGCCTTCGACGGGAAGCGGCCGCGAAAGATCCCCAAATCATTTACGGAGAACCGGGAAGCGGGGCAGGTGTTGATGGCGAGTGCCCGCAGCCCCGAGCAGGCGGCGGCGAGCCGGCAGCTACAGGGCGACACCACGGTCTACACCCTGCAAGGGCCGTGGCTCTTGGCCGACCAGTACTACGTGATGCCTGCCGCGGAGCGATGGCAGATATTCGAAGTCACGAATCCCGAAAAGCCCGTGGGCGAGCTTGAGGTCAAGGAGTGGGATGTGGATTCGAAGCCCAAACGTCTCGGCGGGGTCTTCACCCTTGCTACCCCGCAAGGGAAGATGGTCGACTCCCGGAAGATGATCTACGAAGCAGGTGATGACGGCGTCATTCGAACCGCGGTGTATTTGAAAAACTCACCGTTCAACGGTCAGTACCCCAAGGGCTTTAATGATCCGCGAGAAGGCCTCACCCTGGCGATGTTTGTGGAGTATCAGCCATGA
- a CDS encoding alpha-L-fucosidase yields the protein MNTIRDVVAQGPFDDANWDNFDQFKVPSWYRAKKLGIFIHWGVYAVPAYGSEWYARNMYVPDTDVHKHHVETYGPVDQFGYKDFIPQFKAEHYDATEWAEVFKESGAEFVMPVAEHHDGFAMYDTPWNRWNAKNMGPKRDVTAELAEAVRKQGMRFAVSTHREENCWFFNGGTLMPSDVQDPEYRDLYGPTDNMPFCEKMRVVHGSTPGDEWLDDWLVRTCELVDKFRPEVVFFDWWIEEALYAQRFRTFAAYYYNRCKEWGIEGAINFKNEAMPANAGVWDIERGQLKGIRYPFWQTDTSLAYNSWGYIEGLKYRTPEAIIHDFVDIVSKNGALLMNVGPRADGTIPQEQKDLLRELGGWMKINGEGIYDTYPWKIYGEGPTAVPEGHFAEKNRKDFGPEDLRFTTKDGIIYVHFLGWPESGEVHIKNFYKDRRFCHKHLAKVGLLGHPGEVEYTRDDEAMKVKLPAEKPGKYAWCLKLTPA from the coding sequence TTGAACACCATTCGCGACGTCGTGGCCCAGGGGCCGTTTGACGATGCGAACTGGGACAACTTTGATCAGTTCAAGGTGCCCAGTTGGTACCGCGCCAAGAAGCTGGGCATCTTCATCCACTGGGGCGTCTACGCCGTGCCCGCCTACGGCAGCGAGTGGTACGCCCGCAACATGTACGTGCCCGACACCGACGTCCACAAGCACCACGTGGAGACGTACGGCCCGGTCGATCAGTTCGGCTACAAAGACTTCATCCCGCAGTTCAAAGCGGAGCACTACGACGCCACCGAGTGGGCCGAGGTGTTCAAGGAATCCGGGGCGGAGTTCGTCATGCCCGTGGCCGAGCACCACGACGGCTTCGCGATGTACGACACGCCGTGGAACCGGTGGAACGCCAAGAACATGGGCCCGAAGCGTGACGTGACCGCCGAGCTCGCCGAGGCGGTCCGCAAGCAGGGCATGCGTTTCGCCGTCTCGACCCACCGCGAAGAGAACTGCTGGTTCTTCAACGGCGGCACGCTGATGCCCTCCGACGTGCAGGACCCCGAGTACCGCGACCTCTACGGCCCGACCGACAACATGCCCTTCTGCGAGAAGATGCGCGTCGTCCACGGCAGCACGCCCGGCGACGAGTGGCTCGACGACTGGCTGGTCCGCACCTGCGAGCTCGTAGACAAGTTCCGCCCCGAGGTGGTGTTCTTCGACTGGTGGATCGAAGAGGCGCTCTACGCCCAGCGGTTCCGCACCTTCGCGGCCTACTATTACAACCGCTGCAAGGAGTGGGGCATCGAAGGCGCGATCAACTTCAAGAACGAAGCCATGCCCGCCAACGCGGGTGTCTGGGACATCGAACGCGGCCAGCTCAAGGGCATCCGCTACCCGTTCTGGCAGACCGACACCTCGCTGGCCTACAACTCCTGGGGCTACATCGAGGGCCTGAAGTACCGCACCCCCGAAGCGATCATCCACGACTTCGTCGACATCGTCAGCAAGAACGGGGCGCTGCTCATGAACGTCGGCCCGCGTGCCGACGGCACCATCCCGCAGGAGCAGAAAGACCTGCTCCGCGAGCTCGGCGGCTGGATGAAGATCAACGGCGAAGGCATCTACGACACCTACCCCTGGAAGATCTACGGCGAGGGCCCGACCGCGGTGCCCGAAGGCCACTTCGCCGAGAAGAACCGCAAGGACTTCGGCCCCGAAGACCTGCGCTTCACCACCAAGGACGGCATCATCTACGTCCACTTCCTCGGCTGGCCCGAGTCGGGCGAGGTCCACATCAAGAACTTCTACAAGGACCGCCGGTTCTGCCACAAGCACCTGGCCAAGGTCGGGCTGCTCGGCCACCCGGGCGAGGTGGAATACACCCGCGACGACGAAGCGATGAAGGTCAAGCTCCCCGCCGAGAAGCCCGGCAAGTACGCCTGGTGTCTGAAGCTCACCCCGGCATAA